CGGCGCAAGCAAAGGGTGATCGCCGTCTTCAGCTACCGCTTCGACGCGCATCTGGTCCCCGACCTGCTCGCCAATATCGATCCCTTCGTCGACGGCTGGGTGGCCTTCGACGACCGTGCCTCGACCGGCGTGTTCAGCAGCGAAGTCGGGCGCCGGCGATGCCTGCTCGAGGCGGCGCGGCAGGCCGGCGCCGACTGGATCCTCGCCGTCGATCCCGACGAGCGCTTTGAAGTCGCCGTGGCAGCTGAGATGTCGGACCTGACCCGGATGAAGGGACGGATCGCCTGGGGTTTCAATTTCCGCGAGCTTTATGCACCGCTGAGCTACCGCATCGACGGGATCTGGGGGTCCAAGATCCGCCATTGCCTGTTTCGCGCCTTCGACCCGGCCGAACGGACCGACACCGGCCTGCATGATCTGTGGTACCCCAGGAACGCCGGCTTCAGGGAGTTGCGCTGTGGGCTCAATCTCTATCATCTGAAGATGATCGACCCGGCGCGGCGCGGCGCGCGGCGCGATCTCTACAGCTTTCTCGATCCCGACCGCCGCGACCAGGCCATCGGCTATGATTACCTGGCCGACGAAACCGGCGTGCAGCTCGAGCCCATCCCGGCCGACCGTCCTTATCATCCGCCTCATGTCGACGATGGCGGCCTGTGGATGTTCGACCTCCGCGACAAGGCGGGCGCGGCTTAGGCTTGTCCAGCCACTCTCAGGCCTGCGGCGGCCGGGTGCCGAACCTGCAACCGTATCGCAAGGCGGGCCGGCCCGACGCGCCTTGGTGGTCACGCGCCTCGAACAGGACGTTCAGGCAAACTTGCCTTCGCGCCAGCTACGGCTGAGACCGGTGAATGCTCGCGCCCTCGGATCGTTTATCTCAGATCCCTGAAGCAGACATCTGTGCGAGGTTCCAGGCGGCCGGCCGGCAGCGCCCGGATGCCGCCAGGCTACGCCAGAAAATCGCCGACGATCATGTCCGCGACCTTGACGAAGCGCGTTGCGGCGCCGCCGGGCCCGGCGCTGCGCCAGTTGGTCCGCGCGCCCTCGACAAGAAGCGTCAGCGCATCGACCAGCAGTTCGGCGTCGGCAGCACCTGCGGCACGGCAGAGCTCGACCAGCCGCTTGCGGTAAAGGCCGCGAAGGTCCTCGATGAACTGCCGCGCCGGATGGTCGCTCTCCATCAATTGCGCTGCGGCGTCGAGAAGCTCGCAATTGCAGTGCTCGACGGTGACGAATTCGCCGGCACGGCGAACCCAGTCGCTCAGCTGCGCCCTGGCATTACCGGGGTTGGCGGCCTTGATGCTCTCCCAGAAGGCATCGGCTTCGCTTGCTGCCTCCTGCAGGCAGACAAACACCAGGTCGTCCTTCGAGCCGAAGTGGCGGTAGAGCGTCATCTTGTTGCTGCTTGCGGCCTCGGCGATGGCATCGACACCGATGCCCTTGATGCCGTGCTTTCTGAACAGGTCGCGCGCAGCGTCGATGATCCGTTCCCGTGGTGGACATCTGACAGCAGCTGTCATCAACGTTTCCTCGCTTCCAATCTTGTCGCTGGAACGCCCTTGACAATGTTACCGATCCGTAACATTTATCCTGTTACTAGATAGTAACATCCACCATCGCAAGTCAATATCGGGTTGTTCAGGAGCAGCGCACGGTTCCGTGCGCTGCAACGGTTTTTCGTTGCCGTTTCCAAGGCAGCCATCGACCATCACGAGCCGCCTCGGAGAGAGCCATCATGGTCAACTTCTTCATCCTGAGGCCGATCTTCGCTTCGGCGATCGCCATCATCATGGTGCTGGCAGGCGCCATCTCCTACTTCCTTTTGCCCGTCTCGCAGTTTCCCGACATCACCCCGCCGCAGATCGTGGTCGCCGCCAACTATCCCGGCGCCAGCGCGCAGGTCGTGGCCGATACGGTGACGACGCCGCTGGAGCAACAGCTCAACGGCGTGCCGGGCATGCTCTACATGTCGTCGACGAGCTCGAACGACGGCTCGGCGCGCATCACCATCTCGTTCCAGGTCGGCTACGACGTCGACATCGCCGCCATGGACGTGCAGAACCGCGTCTCGCAGGCCGCCCCTTCCCTGCCCGCTTTGGTCAACCAGACCGGCGTTACCGTCATCAAGCAGAACCCGAACTTCAACGTGCTGGTCAATCTCAGCTCGCCTGACAAGTCGGTCGATTTCACCACGCTGTCGAACTACGCCTATCTGCAGATCCTCGACCCGATCAAGCGGCTGCCCGGCGTCGGCGACGTCCAGTTCTTTGGCGAGCGGCGCTATTCGATGCGCGTCTGGCTCGACCCCGACAAGATGGCGAGCCTCGGCGTCACCGCCGTCGATGTCCAGAACGTCATCCAGGAGCAGAACATCCAGGTCGCAGCCGGCAAGATCGGCCAGTCGCCGGCGCCGTCAGGAACGCCGTTCGAGATGCAGGTCAGTGCCGTCGGCCGCCTCAGCGACCCCAAGCAGTTCGGCGAGATCATCCTGCGCGTCGACCCTGAAACGCAGGCCGCAATCCATCTGCGCGACGTCTCGCGCATCGAACTCGGCGCTTTGTCCTATTCGTCGTCCTTCAGCCTCGACGGCGAGGACAGCGTCGTGCTCGCCGTGCTTCAGGCCCCGGGCTCCAACGCGCTCGACCTGCAGAGCAGCGTCAAGGCCAAGATGGACGAGCTGTCGAGCCGCTTCCCCGCCGGCATGTCCTACAACATGTTCTACGACACGACCCGCTTCGTCTCCGCCGCCATGGAC
The nucleotide sequence above comes from Aminobacter aminovorans. Encoded proteins:
- a CDS encoding TetR/AcrR family transcriptional regulator, with protein sequence MTAAVRCPPRERIIDAARDLFRKHGIKGIGVDAIAEAASSNKMTLYRHFGSKDDLVFVCLQEAASEADAFWESIKAANPGNARAQLSDWVRRAGEFVTVEHCNCELLDAAAQLMESDHPARQFIEDLRGLYRKRLVELCRAAGAADAELLVDALTLLVEGARTNWRSAGPGGAATRFVKVADMIVGDFLA